In the Chloroflexota bacterium genome, GCGGGTCCGTGCAGCGCTGCGACGCTCGCAGCTGACGAGCACGGAGCACGGGCAGCCGGTCTTCCAGACGGGCGCGCTGGAGGTGGATTTCGCGCAGCAGCTGGCGCGGTTGGAGGGCCATGCCGTCAACCTGACGCCGACCGAGTTCCGCATCATCAGCTTCCTGGCGCGGAACGCCGGGCGGGTGGTGACGCAGGCCGACCTGCTGACGAAGGTCTGGGGGCCGGAGTACAAGGACGAAGCGCACCTGCTGCGGGTGAACATCGCGCGGCTGCGGGCGAAGGTGGAGCCGGACGCCGGCAGCCCGAAGTACATCACGACGCGGCCGGGCATCGGGTACACGCTGAACAAGATCGCCGCGCTGGTGTAGCCACGCCCGGCTGAGGCTCGGCAGAGTCTGACGCCTTCGCACCCAGAGCACGAAGCGGACGAGCGCCCTGGCCCCCGGCGGGAGTCAGGGCGCTTGCTGTTCTCCGGTGGGTGGCGTGCGGGGGATACCCCCCGTGACAGAATTGACGTTTTGACGGAATGCGGCACGCAGGCCCCTGGCCAGGCGCCGTGGCCGAAGCGCGCCTGAAGGGCAGCTTCGCGAGCCTGGACACGCTCCTGGTCGGGCTGTCAAATGCGGGCGGTCCAGCGGCGTCCTCACCATCCTCAGACCTGGGAGAGTCTCGGTGAGCGCCGCCGTTCCGCCCGACGCCTCGGCGCAGGACCGGCTGCTGGGAATCATCGGGCGAGGCCCGCGGTGGCAGGGCCATCGCTGAGGCCAGAGCTAGCGCGGGATCAGGCTGAACAGCACCTTGCGCTTGACCATCGCCCAGAGGATCAGCACCAGCAGCAGCTGCCCCACCGTGTTGTGCAGCTCCCAGCCAGCCTCAGGGCTGCCGACGTACGGCGGCACATTGTAGGCGGCCAGGATCAGGAACAGGTGGACCGTGTAGGCGTACAGGGACACCTGCCCGAGAGGGATCAGCAGCCAGCCCGTCAGCCGCTCGATAGGCCGCCAGAAGAGGGTCAGGCCACCGTAGACTGCCACCGCGACAACCGCAAAGGTGAGGATGCGCCCGACGCCCAGGCTGGCCTTGTCGAAGAGGTCAACGGCGGTCAGCGGGAGGACCGTGGCGGTGGCAGCATACGCCTGCCCTGGGGTCAACGAGGCGGCCAGCAGCAGCAACCCGCAGGCGGCCGCTCCCAGCCCCGCGCGATACACGAGGCCCGCGCCGGTCGGCCGCTGCGACTCGTGGGTCAG is a window encoding:
- a CDS encoding response regulator transcription factor; translated protein: MNASKKTSVLVADDDPRLLKLVQRNLELNGYRVLTAMDGTNALKMAEAEELDLLLLDIMMPGMDGRDVCRRVREFSTVPIIMLTAREAEEDKVSGLDAGADDYLTKPFGSMELLARVRAALRRSQLTSTEHGQPVFQTGALEVDFAQQLARLEGHAVNLTPTEFRIISFLARNAGRVVTQADLLTKVWGPEYKDEAHLLRVNIARLRAKVEPDAGSPKYITTRPGIGYTLNKIAALV